In Hydrogenovibrio thermophilus, the following are encoded in one genomic region:
- a CDS encoding methyl-accepting chemotaxis protein, which yields MKLHHKISMAMMAGLVSPWVNASSEIQGIPTTGVALIAIAVGAVVAGALVYLVWCNKPGVCEQSSLITALDKLSESGDFSSPLKDESVDPKLMKALNQLLAKVSDSLDEKDIAANTAVQRVTELEEQIEELNATLAAAYEQVNASGGEDAALPAVFDSSELIGVSEQLSNVVEQMNSGTKEGMTSAASVISEVTGLTDEVTHASSVIKKLEEDSSNIGTVLVLIRDIAEQTNLLALNAAIEAARAGEHGRGFAVVADEVRILAGKTQQATTEIQTIIEELQQRARNAVEVMGNGQERVETTQMQAGKVNDFLHEIEDNLTQLKTAQEALSNAVKNL from the coding sequence ATGAAATTACATCATAAAATTTCAATGGCAATGATGGCGGGGTTGGTTTCTCCTTGGGTGAATGCCAGTTCCGAAATACAAGGTATTCCAACGACAGGTGTTGCGTTGATTGCCATTGCCGTCGGTGCGGTCGTCGCTGGAGCGCTCGTGTATCTGGTTTGGTGTAATAAGCCAGGTGTGTGTGAGCAATCCTCGTTAATCACGGCGTTGGATAAGTTGAGTGAAAGCGGTGATTTCTCCAGTCCTTTAAAAGATGAGTCGGTGGATCCAAAGCTCATGAAAGCGTTGAATCAGTTGTTGGCCAAGGTCTCTGATTCTCTTGACGAAAAAGACATTGCGGCCAATACGGCTGTACAGCGCGTGACCGAGCTGGAAGAACAAATCGAAGAGTTGAATGCGACTTTGGCCGCCGCGTACGAGCAAGTGAACGCTTCGGGTGGTGAAGATGCCGCTTTGCCGGCAGTCTTCGACTCTTCCGAGCTGATTGGTGTGTCCGAGCAGCTGTCGAATGTCGTTGAGCAAATGAACTCCGGAACGAAGGAAGGGATGACTTCGGCTGCCAGTGTCATCTCTGAGGTAACCGGATTGACCGATGAAGTCACGCATGCGTCTTCGGTCATCAAAAAATTGGAAGAAGACAGTAGCAATATCGGAACGGTGCTGGTATTGATTCGAGATATTGCCGAGCAGACCAACTTGTTGGCCTTGAATGCGGCGATTGAAGCGGCACGTGCCGGTGAACATGGTCGTGGGTTTGCTGTGGTGGCTGACGAAGTACGAATCTTGGCGGGGAAAACGCAACAAGCCACGACCGAGATTCAAACCATTATCGAAGAATTGCAACAGCGTGCTCGTAATGCGGTGGAAGTCATGGGCAATGGTCAAGAGCGTGTGGAAACAACTCAGATGCAAGCTGGAAAAGTGAATGATTTTTTACATGAAATCGAAGATAATCTGACGCAACTTAAAACGGCTCAAGAAGCCTTGTCGAATGCCGTGAAAAACCTTTAA
- a CDS encoding flagellar hook-length control protein FliK, producing MIEQNPVLKALNLGGQSQGTTESADERQLLPKLNGSFAEVLNHAAGTAMVDSENRSHLGAAFASDIQVDTENLAKHAGVMVASLATDEAGLPQAVLSEEASTDLDMVMQQIHLPQDAKLPTLPSNATKAIASAQAMMDASRTHANTEKAPGLAEIMDSEVVETADESMERIAEKVHVSTVTKTDAKEEVVNLASAGTQTAGDSVLASMNPLEKAGESSGDATDGTPVTVSENEMDLVNISLNEKQAASLNVDDAPNMKEAVDDVMGQNRSSDKMASGLTQAQEKVTEVAADNAKAPEVLNSLRTDTDTATTELDDAAEGLTKESARAEGLTASQPRMGDNDLQAQKTMSETASNNPMASQSAVDTNSKELVKEAAQDKDRAAMTSQTHAAQPKTDGNASKEMTEAKSHKPDSGNTNAGQSNTASSQSNQQGQQSFSGQQQQAQQQFMNQVQKQVVQTQQEAVKNANEASVAEAEKAEKAEKVLGNLGLGMDAKKTAGQSFSIGHPVRSPQWGQALGQKVTYMANNKIQEAKITLNPEKLGPIQVKLSLDKDQHAHVSMVTQHGTTRDAIENAMPRLKEMLEAAGVGFGSLDVRDESSSSEQSFANQGDQSSSGGHAGGLLTDADDADIAEGAVQTVSSDNLVDFYA from the coding sequence ATGATTGAACAAAATCCGGTTTTAAAAGCGCTTAACCTCGGTGGTCAGTCTCAAGGCACGACTGAAAGTGCGGATGAACGGCAATTATTGCCGAAGCTGAATGGTTCCTTTGCGGAAGTCTTGAACCATGCGGCAGGAACCGCTATGGTCGATTCAGAAAATCGCTCCCATCTTGGTGCGGCGTTTGCGTCGGATATTCAGGTCGATACGGAAAATTTAGCCAAGCATGCCGGTGTGATGGTCGCTTCATTGGCGACCGATGAAGCGGGATTGCCTCAAGCGGTTTTGTCGGAGGAAGCCAGCACCGATTTGGACATGGTCATGCAGCAGATTCACTTGCCGCAAGATGCCAAGTTGCCGACGTTGCCATCCAATGCCACAAAAGCCATTGCCTCAGCACAAGCCATGATGGATGCTTCCAGAACCCATGCGAACACTGAAAAAGCCCCAGGCCTGGCGGAAATTATGGATTCTGAAGTCGTAGAGACCGCTGATGAATCTATGGAAAGAATTGCGGAAAAGGTGCATGTTTCCACGGTGACTAAAACCGATGCCAAAGAAGAGGTTGTTAATCTGGCTTCAGCGGGTACGCAAACGGCTGGCGATTCGGTTTTGGCGTCCATGAACCCATTGGAAAAGGCAGGTGAATCCTCGGGGGATGCGACCGATGGTACTCCAGTGACAGTGTCGGAAAATGAAATGGATTTGGTGAACATTAGCCTGAATGAAAAACAAGCCGCCTCATTGAATGTCGATGATGCGCCAAACATGAAAGAGGCTGTGGATGATGTTATGGGGCAAAACCGCTCGTCCGACAAGATGGCTTCAGGCCTGACACAAGCGCAAGAGAAAGTAACGGAAGTCGCAGCGGATAATGCCAAGGCGCCAGAGGTTTTGAACAGTCTTCGAACCGATACGGATACCGCTACGACAGAGCTGGACGATGCGGCGGAAGGTTTGACCAAAGAGTCGGCCCGAGCTGAGGGATTGACAGCATCGCAGCCACGCATGGGGGATAATGACCTTCAAGCGCAAAAAACTATGTCTGAAACGGCGTCCAACAACCCTATGGCTTCTCAATCGGCTGTTGATACGAATTCAAAAGAACTGGTAAAAGAAGCCGCACAAGATAAAGACCGAGCTGCGATGACATCGCAGACGCATGCCGCGCAACCGAAAACTGATGGCAATGCCAGTAAAGAAATGACCGAGGCCAAATCCCATAAACCGGATTCAGGCAATACTAACGCAGGTCAGTCGAATACAGCTTCGTCCCAGTCCAACCAACAAGGGCAGCAATCCTTTTCCGGGCAACAGCAACAAGCACAGCAGCAGTTTATGAACCAAGTGCAAAAGCAAGTGGTGCAAACTCAGCAGGAAGCGGTGAAGAACGCGAATGAAGCGTCTGTTGCGGAAGCGGAGAAAGCCGAGAAAGCGGAAAAAGTTCTGGGTAACCTGGGACTGGGGATGGATGCCAAGAAAACCGCTGGACAGTCTTTTTCGATTGGTCACCCGGTGCGTTCTCCACAATGGGGACAAGCGTTAGGGCAAAAAGTCACCTATATGGCCAATAACAAAATTCAGGAAGCCAAGATTACCTTGAACCCAGAAAAACTAGGGCCGATTCAGGTGAAATTGAGTTTGGATAAAGATCAGCATGCCCATGTTTCGATGGTGACGCAGCACGGTACAACGCGTGACGCGATTGAAAATGCCATGCCGCGATTGAAAGAGATGTTGGAAGCGGCGGGCGTTGGTTTCGGCTCTTTGGATGTCCGTGATGAGAGTTCGTCCTCTGAGCAAAGCTTTGCCAATCAAGGCGATCAATCATCTTCGGGCGGCCATGCCGGCGGTTTGTTGACGGATGCCGATGATGCTGACATAGCCGAAGGCGCTGTTCAAACGGTTTCGTCCGACAATTTGGTAGATTTCTACGCATAA
- the fliJ gene encoding flagellar export protein FliJ: MSKLERLRVLADLAKDELDKAQDVFVAVRGQRDGHQAQLDSLLEYHADYVGQLTKSRDTSVTQLQTMQAFLDKVTNAIHSQTIQVRQLDEVVEKAHAEWLEKRVRHKSLEKLCQKIEKDHHARLEKQEQKLLDELASQRFVRGIQDS, translated from the coding sequence ATGTCAAAACTTGAAAGGCTTCGTGTTCTAGCCGATTTGGCAAAAGACGAGCTCGATAAGGCGCAGGATGTTTTCGTGGCGGTTCGCGGGCAACGTGATGGTCACCAAGCGCAGCTTGACTCCTTGTTGGAATACCATGCCGATTATGTCGGGCAGTTGACCAAATCGCGCGACACTTCTGTGACGCAACTTCAAACCATGCAAGCGTTTCTGGATAAAGTCACCAACGCCATCCATTCGCAAACCATACAGGTACGGCAGCTTGATGAGGTGGTTGAAAAAGCCCATGCTGAATGGTTGGAAAAACGTGTCCGGCATAAATCGTTGGAAAAACTGTGCCAAAAAATCGAAAAAGACCATCATGCCAGGTTGGAAAAGCAGGAGCAAAAACTGCTGGATGAACTGGCGTCCCAGCGCTTTGTACGCGGCATACAGGACTCGTGA
- the fliI gene encoding flagellar protein export ATPase FliI — translation MMKQLFNQYLNHKFSEFSEHLPDRPDLKVEGKLVRMVGMTLEVVGTYAPIGSRCQVISKYGDPVEAEVVGFNNDRLYLMPIGKVHGLEPNAKVIPVSGGIKVGVSPAMLGRVIDGAGNPLDGEGPIHAEERVSLNGEKINPLHRAPIEEPLDVGIKTINGLLTLGKGQRVGLLAGTGVGKSVLLGMMTRFTNAEVVVVGLVGERGREVNDFVRNNLGEEGLKRSVVVATPADDPPLMRLHGAMLATSIAEYFRDQGKDVLLLMDSLTRFAQAQREIALAVGEPPASKGYPPSVFAKLPQLVERAGNGATHSGSITAIYTVLAEGDDQNDPVVDSARGVLDGHILLSRQIADSGRYPAIDIESSISRVMIDIVSPQQIRLARRFKQVYSVYQQNQDLISIGAYRKGTDASIDEAIDKFPKLNGFLSQGIDESFSVQESLDKLEALF, via the coding sequence ATGATGAAACAACTCTTCAATCAATACCTTAACCATAAATTTTCAGAATTTTCCGAGCACTTACCTGATAGACCCGACTTGAAAGTGGAAGGTAAACTGGTGCGTATGGTGGGGATGACCTTAGAAGTGGTCGGTACCTATGCCCCGATTGGCTCGCGCTGCCAAGTGATTTCCAAGTACGGTGATCCCGTGGAGGCGGAAGTGGTCGGTTTTAACAACGACCGGTTGTACTTAATGCCAATCGGTAAGGTGCATGGCTTGGAGCCGAATGCCAAAGTCATTCCCGTGTCCGGCGGGATTAAGGTTGGCGTCAGCCCCGCTATGCTGGGGCGTGTCATTGATGGCGCCGGTAACCCTTTAGATGGAGAGGGGCCGATTCATGCTGAGGAACGCGTGTCTTTGAACGGCGAAAAAATCAACCCGTTGCACCGGGCTCCGATTGAAGAACCGTTGGATGTCGGGATTAAAACCATCAATGGGTTGTTGACGTTGGGTAAAGGTCAGCGTGTCGGTTTGTTGGCCGGCACCGGGGTCGGTAAAAGTGTGTTGCTGGGGATGATGACCCGTTTTACCAATGCGGAAGTGGTCGTGGTGGGGCTGGTCGGCGAGCGTGGCCGAGAAGTGAATGACTTTGTACGAAACAATTTGGGAGAAGAAGGGTTGAAACGCTCCGTCGTAGTGGCGACCCCCGCCGACGATCCGCCTCTGATGCGACTGCATGGTGCGATGTTGGCCACTTCCATTGCCGAATACTTCCGTGATCAAGGTAAGGACGTCTTGTTGTTGATGGATTCCCTGACGCGTTTTGCGCAGGCACAGCGTGAAATTGCGCTGGCCGTCGGCGAACCGCCGGCCAGTAAAGGTTATCCGCCATCGGTGTTTGCCAAGTTGCCGCAACTGGTTGAACGAGCCGGTAATGGCGCCACGCATTCCGGTTCGATTACCGCGATTTATACGGTATTGGCTGAGGGAGATGACCAAAACGATCCGGTAGTGGATTCGGCGCGGGGCGTACTGGACGGCCATATTCTGTTGTCACGTCAAATTGCGGATTCGGGTCGCTATCCGGCGATTGATATAGAGTCGTCTATCAGCCGGGTGATGATTGATATTGTTTCGCCGCAGCAGATTCGACTGGCTCGGCGCTTCAAACAGGTCTATTCCGTTTACCAGCAGAACCAGGATTTAATCAGTATCGGGGCTTACCGTAAGGGGACCGATGCATCCATTGACGAAGCCATCGACAAGTTCCCGAAGTTGAACGGTTTCTTGTCTCAGGGAATTGATGAATCGTTTTCGGTACAGGAAAGCCTCGATAAACTGGAAGCGCTCTTTTAA
- a CDS encoding FliH/SctL family protein: MATDDTPLTKSAPGEEEALPVATLLRADEVKTPEIKPWQYQDLAQEEAEKARKLRSDVEEKLREEIRPEILRRASVLKKEAYETAQKEGYDAGYQEGLEKGRKEAFDKAEKEADAALSVQVKSLQKLVEAMSDPYQQIAQNVFESLAKLSVDLAEKLVASEIQSRHDWILTVVQEAIGKLPDDSVQLEVILNPDDADIVQKYQQAHQKKWRLQTDDSLEVGTCKIKQGSSLIINDWRTRLDELLENALATAEKVAKEPSQPLASASGSEHTSS, translated from the coding sequence ATGGCCACCGACGATACCCCTTTGACCAAAAGTGCGCCGGGGGAAGAGGAAGCTTTGCCGGTGGCTACTTTGCTGCGAGCCGATGAAGTCAAAACCCCGGAGATCAAGCCTTGGCAGTACCAAGATTTGGCGCAGGAAGAAGCTGAAAAAGCGCGTAAGCTGCGTTCCGATGTCGAAGAAAAATTGCGGGAAGAGATTCGCCCTGAAATTCTTCGCCGTGCTTCCGTCTTGAAAAAGGAAGCCTATGAAACCGCCCAAAAAGAAGGTTATGATGCCGGTTATCAAGAAGGGCTGGAAAAAGGGCGCAAAGAGGCCTTTGATAAAGCCGAAAAAGAAGCCGATGCGGCTTTGTCCGTGCAGGTGAAGTCACTGCAAAAGCTTGTGGAAGCCATGAGCGATCCTTATCAACAAATTGCACAGAATGTGTTCGAATCCCTGGCGAAATTGTCCGTCGATTTGGCCGAAAAGCTGGTGGCTTCCGAGATTCAATCCCGACATGACTGGATATTGACGGTTGTTCAAGAAGCCATTGGCAAACTGCCGGATGACAGTGTGCAGCTCGAAGTTATTTTGAATCCGGACGATGCCGACATCGTTCAAAAATACCAGCAGGCTCACCAGAAAAAATGGCGTTTGCAAACGGATGACAGTCTGGAAGTGGGGACCTGTAAAATCAAACAGGGATCTTCGTTGATCATCAACGATTGGCGAACACGCCTGGATGAATTGTTGGAAAACGCCTTGGCGACAGCCGAAAAGGTCGCAAAAGAACCCAGCCAGCCGCTAGCTTCAGCAAGCGGCAGTGAACACACCTCTTCCTGA
- the fliG gene encoding flagellar motor switch protein FliG: MANSEIEEVADDNLTGLEKTSILLLALGKETASKVLSHLNPREVQQIGTAMTDVSDVSHSDIHVVMKSFLDELGEDALGINPTEYAQSLMVDALGEGGGGLMDAAMLGDQVKGLEALKWMHPSTISNMLRNEHPQVVAIVLSYFEPDLSAEILAGIPERFQSEVIYRIATLTTIQPRALFDLNEVLEHASSDGEGGKLATIGGEKRAAEILNLVGGGVDSRVLDDIAVEHEDISKAIQDKMFVFEDISGIEPRGIQTILGEVPTDVLKIALKGADQTMVELFLENMSKRQAEMLREELEMTGPVKLSDVEEAQRTIIQTVRRLADEEKVMMPGGGEEFV, encoded by the coding sequence ATGGCGAATTCAGAAATCGAAGAAGTGGCGGATGACAATTTAACCGGTTTGGAAAAAACCTCGATTCTGTTGCTGGCTTTGGGAAAGGAAACGGCTTCCAAAGTATTGTCACACCTCAACCCGCGTGAAGTGCAGCAAATCGGTACCGCCATGACCGACGTATCCGATGTGTCGCATTCCGACATCCATGTGGTGATGAAAAGCTTTTTGGATGAGTTGGGCGAAGATGCCTTGGGTATCAATCCAACCGAGTATGCTCAATCTTTGATGGTCGATGCCTTGGGAGAAGGCGGCGGCGGCTTAATGGACGCGGCGATGCTGGGGGATCAGGTCAAAGGACTGGAAGCCCTGAAGTGGATGCATCCGTCGACCATTTCCAATATGCTGCGTAACGAGCATCCGCAGGTGGTCGCGATTGTGTTGTCTTATTTTGAACCGGATTTATCTGCAGAGATTCTGGCCGGCATTCCGGAACGTTTCCAGTCGGAAGTCATTTACCGTATTGCGACCTTGACGACCATTCAGCCACGTGCCCTGTTCGATTTGAACGAAGTATTGGAGCACGCTTCCAGTGATGGTGAGGGCGGCAAGCTAGCCACGATCGGCGGCGAAAAACGCGCGGCCGAAATTTTGAACCTGGTCGGCGGTGGTGTCGATTCGAGGGTGCTGGATGACATTGCCGTTGAACATGAAGACATCAGTAAAGCGATTCAGGACAAAATGTTTGTCTTTGAAGACATCAGTGGTATTGAACCGAGAGGGATTCAAACCATTTTGGGCGAAGTTCCGACCGATGTGCTTAAAATCGCCCTTAAAGGTGCCGATCAAACAATGGTGGAGTTGTTCTTGGAGAACATGTCCAAACGTCAGGCCGAGATGTTGAGAGAAGAGTTGGAAATGACCGGTCCGGTCAAACTCAGCGATGTCGAAGAAGCGCAGAGAACCATTATTCAAACGGTCCGCCGTCTGGCCGACGAAGAGAAGGTCATGATGCCGGGTGGTGGCGAGGAGTTCGTCTAA
- the fliF gene encoding flagellar basal-body MS-ring/collar protein FliF: MAEQPTLDPSLSSQKASEGSPLLKNLTSLSVAKQVSLVIALAASVALAVGIILWSQSTNYTLLFGSMDAKDMSEVIQTLDQENVPYKIEEGSGAILVPNEMVHSLRLKLAAQGYPKQAPTGYQLLDIDQGFGISQFKETAQYQRALEGELAKSVSTINSVKSARVLLGMPKRSVFVRKQQEPTASVTVKLYPGRSLSEEQVNAIVYLVSSSIPNMKPKGVTVVDQQGNLLTSDSHSGIMNVSLKQLGYTRQVEDTLSRRIVRLLTPVAGGDHKVRAQVTAELDFTQQEQTRENYEPDPEAIRSEQEIKEINRNEGPMGIPGALTNQPPRAGIAPEEGYDPERDPNLKNSKEKTTKNYELDRTVSHIKNSVGTIRRLSVAVVLDDKLTLDENGDTQRTPLTEDELARYRQLVSDAVGLDEARGDTLSIVNASFVQEKQEDFAAPEIWEEPWFWTLVKQILAGLAVLIIIFGVIRPMLKDLSKREEMTVDYPEDVPEEEEELENADEISRALEQMNEEVEQKAEEDDETSEKDKEMLEKVKAIVSADPKLAAHIIKQWMTKEK; the protein is encoded by the coding sequence ATGGCTGAACAACCTACTCTTGATCCCAGTTTAAGTTCGCAAAAGGCGTCGGAAGGTTCTCCTCTCCTTAAAAATCTCACTTCGCTATCCGTTGCGAAGCAAGTCAGCTTAGTCATCGCTCTGGCCGCCAGTGTTGCTCTGGCGGTCGGCATTATTCTCTGGTCGCAATCGACTAATTACACGCTTCTGTTTGGCAGTATGGATGCCAAGGACATGAGCGAAGTCATCCAAACACTGGATCAGGAAAACGTTCCCTACAAGATTGAAGAAGGTTCCGGCGCGATTTTGGTGCCGAATGAAATGGTGCATTCACTCCGCCTGAAACTGGCGGCACAAGGCTATCCGAAACAGGCGCCGACGGGTTATCAGCTACTGGACATTGACCAAGGCTTTGGGATTTCGCAATTCAAGGAAACCGCGCAATATCAACGGGCGTTGGAAGGCGAATTGGCGAAATCGGTGTCGACCATCAATTCGGTGAAATCGGCTCGCGTGCTGTTAGGCATGCCGAAACGTTCGGTGTTTGTCCGCAAGCAGCAGGAACCCACCGCATCGGTCACGGTCAAACTCTATCCGGGGCGTTCCTTAAGTGAAGAACAAGTCAATGCCATTGTTTATCTGGTGTCGTCCAGTATTCCGAATATGAAACCGAAAGGGGTAACGGTTGTCGACCAGCAAGGCAATTTGCTGACCAGTGACTCGCATTCCGGCATTATGAACGTCAGCCTCAAGCAGCTGGGCTATACTCGTCAGGTCGAAGATACCTTGTCTCGACGTATTGTACGCTTACTGACGCCGGTCGCCGGTGGCGATCATAAAGTGCGTGCTCAAGTCACGGCCGAACTGGACTTTACCCAGCAAGAACAAACCCGTGAGAATTATGAACCGGATCCGGAAGCAATTCGTTCCGAACAGGAAATCAAGGAAATCAATCGAAACGAAGGGCCAATGGGAATTCCCGGCGCTTTGACAAATCAGCCGCCACGTGCGGGGATTGCGCCGGAAGAAGGCTATGATCCGGAAAGAGACCCGAACCTGAAAAACTCCAAAGAAAAAACCACCAAAAACTATGAGTTGGACCGTACCGTCAGCCACATTAAAAATTCGGTTGGCACCATCCGACGTTTGTCGGTGGCGGTTGTATTGGATGACAAACTGACCTTGGATGAAAACGGTGATACTCAGCGTACCCCCTTGACCGAAGACGAACTGGCGCGTTACCGTCAGTTGGTCAGTGATGCGGTTGGTTTGGATGAAGCGCGTGGCGATACTTTGAGTATTGTGAATGCCTCTTTTGTACAGGAAAAACAGGAGGATTTCGCGGCACCGGAGATCTGGGAAGAACCTTGGTTCTGGACGCTGGTCAAGCAAATTTTGGCAGGTCTGGCGGTTTTGATCATTATCTTTGGCGTGATTCGACCAATGCTGAAAGACTTGTCGAAACGTGAAGAAATGACCGTGGACTATCCAGAGGATGTGCCGGAAGAAGAGGAAGAGCTTGAAAACGCCGACGAGATTTCTCGTGCCCTTGAGCAGATGAATGAAGAAGTCGAGCAGAAAGCCGAAGAGGATGACGAAACCTCTGAAAAAGACAAAGAGATGCTGGAAAAAGTCAAAGCCATTGTGTCTGCCGATCCGAAACTGGCCGCGCATATCATCAAGCAATGGATGACGAAGGAAAAGTAG
- the fliE gene encoding flagellar hook-basal body complex protein FliE — translation MTNSVDTQSLMLQMRSLAAEAASQSQPVKQPEKGAETAGNFAELLSQSVNSVAEEQNKSSAMKTAFEKGEDVDLTEVMVQAQKASLSFQAMTQVRNKLVEAYKDIKNMPI, via the coding sequence ATGACTAATTCGGTAGACACTCAGAGTTTAATGTTGCAAATGCGTTCCCTGGCGGCGGAAGCCGCGTCTCAGTCGCAACCGGTCAAACAACCGGAAAAAGGTGCCGAGACGGCGGGGAATTTTGCCGAGTTACTGTCGCAATCCGTCAATTCGGTTGCGGAAGAACAAAATAAATCATCCGCGATGAAAACCGCTTTCGAGAAAGGGGAAGACGTGGATTTGACCGAAGTAATGGTTCAAGCGCAGAAGGCAAGTTTATCTTTTCAAGCAATGACACAGGTTCGAAACAAACTGGTTGAAGCTTACAAAGATATTAAAAACATGCCGATTTAA
- a CDS encoding sigma-54-dependent transcriptional regulator: MTLAKILVVEDDLKLQEALVDTLELNDFEVVAVSSAEEALVALDDEIAMVFSDIRMDGSMDGYDLMKRIRAIKPYLPIVLMTAYGTVEQAVDAMKSGAVDYILKPFEADILVEKARAYFYRDASAEEDFVVADSTTIQLKAMAKKVAESDASVLITGESGTGKEVLARFIHNHSNRSKQPFVAINCAAIPENMLEATLFGYEKGAFTGALKSMPGKFELAQGGTIFLDEIGEMKPDLQAKLLRVLQEREVERIGSSKMIKLDVRILSASNIDMKQAIANGDFREDLFYRLNVFPMRIPPLRNRPKDIAAIAERLLQRHCGGSRVEPMLSAPALKALIEFRWPGNIRELDNVIQRALVMMSGETIQKQDIFFDETFETDAQTVSEVTTNGVGESSEAVVSNGFDAQANTTDLKEREVQIILETLKANNGHRQKTAEALNISPRTLRYKLARFKEQGLDVL; this comes from the coding sequence ATGACTCTAGCGAAAATACTTGTGGTGGAAGATGACCTGAAATTACAGGAAGCTTTGGTTGATACGCTTGAGTTGAATGATTTTGAAGTCGTGGCTGTCAGTTCTGCGGAAGAAGCGCTGGTCGCGCTGGATGATGAAATCGCTATGGTGTTCAGCGACATTCGCATGGACGGTAGCATGGACGGCTATGATTTAATGAAGCGTATTCGCGCGATTAAGCCTTATCTGCCGATTGTGTTGATGACGGCGTATGGCACGGTCGAACAGGCCGTGGACGCCATGAAGTCCGGTGCAGTCGACTACATTCTCAAACCGTTTGAAGCCGATATTCTGGTGGAAAAGGCCCGGGCGTATTTTTATCGGGATGCGTCGGCAGAAGAAGATTTTGTGGTCGCGGATTCGACGACGATTCAACTGAAAGCCATGGCCAAAAAAGTCGCGGAAAGTGATGCTTCGGTGTTGATTACCGGTGAAAGCGGAACCGGTAAAGAAGTTTTGGCCCGTTTTATCCATAATCACTCCAATCGCAGCAAACAACCGTTTGTCGCCATTAACTGTGCGGCGATTCCGGAAAACATGCTGGAAGCCACCTTGTTCGGTTATGAAAAGGGCGCGTTTACAGGGGCTTTGAAATCCATGCCGGGAAAATTCGAATTGGCGCAGGGCGGCACTATTTTTCTGGATGAAATCGGAGAAATGAAGCCGGATTTGCAAGCAAAATTGTTGCGTGTGTTGCAGGAACGTGAAGTGGAGCGTATTGGTAGCTCGAAAATGATTAAACTCGATGTTCGAATATTGAGTGCTTCCAATATCGATATGAAACAAGCCATTGCCAATGGCGATTTCCGGGAAGACCTGTTTTATCGTTTGAACGTATTTCCAATGCGAATCCCGCCTTTGCGCAATCGCCCGAAAGACATCGCCGCCATTGCAGAGCGCCTCTTGCAACGCCATTGCGGTGGCAGTCGGGTGGAACCGATGTTGTCGGCTCCGGCGCTCAAAGCCTTGATCGAGTTCCGCTGGCCGGGCAATATTCGTGAGTTGGACAATGTGATTCAACGTGCTTTGGTGATGATGTCAGGGGAAACGATTCAGAAGCAAGATATCTTCTTTGATGAGACCTTTGAAACCGATGCGCAAACCGTGTCGGAAGTCACGACGAATGGCGTTGGAGAATCTTCGGAGGCCGTCGTCTCGAATGGCTTTGACGCTCAAGCCAATACGACGGACTTGAAGGAGCGCGAAGTCCAAATTATTTTGGAAACGTTGAAGGCTAATAATGGTCACCGTCAGAAAACCGCGGAAGCCTTGAATATCAGTCCTCGTACCTTGCGTTATAAATTGGCTCGGTTCAAAGAACAAGGCTTGGATGTTTTATAG